In Actinomycetota bacterium, the DNA window CGCACCTCGCGGATCTCGGCGCGGACGTCATCAAGGTGGAGCCGCCCCGGGGGGACTACGTCCGCCGGATGACGTGGCCGATCGTCGAGGGCACCTCGCTGATGCACCTGCACATCAACCGCGGGAAGCGCAGCGTCACGCTGGACCTGAAGACCGACGGAGGGCGCAGCGCGTTCGCCGACCTGGCCGCCACGGCCGACGTCGTCGTGGAGGCGATGCGCCCCGGGGCGCTGGCCCGCCTGGGCCTGGGCTACGAGACGCTCGCCGACACGAACCCGGCCCTGGTGTTCTGCACCGTGTCGGGGTACGGCGCGACCGGCCCGTACCGCGACATGCCGAGCCACGGGATCGCCTACGACGCCTGGGCGGGCATCATCAACCCGGAGGTCGACGAGGACGGGTTCACGCGGATCCCCGAGCACGTGTCGATCGGCATCAACGCCGCGCCGATGGTCGGGGCGTTGGCGATCCTCGCGGCGGTGATCCGGGCGCGCGAGACGGGCGTCGGAGCTCTGCTCGACGTCGCGCAGTCGGACGCCGCCGCGTTCTTCGACTGGTACAGGTCCGAGACGTACCTCGCCTACGAACGGCCCGAGGACGAGGTCCCGCAGCTGACGATTGCGCCTTGGCTCCAGCCATGGGTCGCCGACCTCATCCGCTGGCGTGAAGGCGACCCGGCCATGTTCTCGTAGCTGCGCGGACGGCCCAGAGCCGACAGCCAGAACCGTGGTTGTGGTCGGGTGAACCAAGTGCTTCGAGCAGCGCAAAACGCGCAGCCTCCCCCAGGCTCGGCGGCGTCGGACGAACGGCAATAACATCCGGTGGGTCATCGACACGGAGACGAGGTG includes these proteins:
- a CDS encoding CoA transferase; this encodes MLGPAAVTTHLADLGADVIKVEPPRGDYVRRMTWPIVEGTSLMHLHINRGKRSVTLDLKTDGGRSAFADLAATADVVVEAMRPGALARLGLGYETLADTNPALVFCTVSGYGATGPYRDMPSHGIAYDAWAGIINPEVDEDGFTRIPEHVSIGINAAPMVGALAILAAVIRARETGVGALLDVAQSDAAAFFDWYRSETYLAYERPEDEVPQLTIAPWLQPWVADLIRWREGDPAMFS